A part of Homoserinibacter sp. YIM 151385 genomic DNA contains:
- a CDS encoding MarR family winged helix-turn-helix transcriptional regulator, giving the protein MPPASDEVDRIVDAWSRERPDLDFAPLQVLSRVGRLSKHLERARRAAFDAAGLEPWEFDVLSALRRAGSPSQLSPKALLQQTLVSSGTMTNRIDRLVQRSLVERRADPGDGRGILVVMTRLGRERVDGAIRLLLDEEAALLAGLSPADQERLAGLLRQLSLGFDGAPEVEAPET; this is encoded by the coding sequence ATGCCGCCCGCCTCCGACGAAGTCGACCGCATCGTCGACGCGTGGTCGCGGGAGCGCCCGGATCTCGACTTCGCGCCGCTGCAGGTGCTCTCGCGGGTCGGACGCCTCTCGAAGCACCTCGAGCGCGCCCGCCGCGCGGCCTTCGACGCCGCCGGCCTCGAGCCGTGGGAGTTCGACGTGCTCTCGGCGCTGCGCCGCGCCGGCTCCCCCTCCCAGCTCTCGCCCAAGGCGCTGCTGCAGCAGACGCTCGTCTCGAGCGGCACCATGACGAACCGCATCGACCGGCTCGTGCAGCGCTCGCTCGTGGAGCGGCGAGCCGACCCGGGCGACGGCCGCGGCATCCTCGTCGTCATGACGCGACTCGGCCGGGAGCGGGTCGACGGCGCGATCCGGCTGCTCCTCGACGAGGAGGCGGCGCTGCTCGCGGGGCTCTCGCCCGCCGATCAGGAGCGGCTCGCGGGGCTGCTGCGCCAGCTCAGCCTCGGCTTCGACGGCGCGCCCGAGGTCGAGGCGCCCGAGACCTAG
- a CDS encoding nitroreductase/quinone reductase family protein — protein MDITTTGARTGRPRRIEIWFYRVDGEVYLTTQPARRSWYANLLRHPDFTMHLTHGVRDNLPARATPVHEPAERRRIFAAIIADLDHPRHRAYIAQPVEPIGEWLARSPLMHVTFTD, from the coding sequence GTGGACATCACCACGACCGGTGCGCGGACGGGCCGGCCCCGGCGCATCGAGATCTGGTTCTACCGGGTCGACGGGGAGGTCTACCTCACCACCCAGCCGGCCCGCCGCAGCTGGTACGCCAACCTGCTGCGGCATCCCGACTTCACGATGCACCTCACCCACGGCGTGCGGGACAACCTCCCCGCCCGGGCGACCCCCGTGCACGAGCCGGCGGAGCGGCGCCGGATCTTCGCGGCGATCATCGCCGACCTCGACCACCCTCGGCACCGCGCCTACATCGCGCAGCCCGTCGAGCCGATCGGCGAATGGCTCGCCCGCAGCCCGCTCATGCACGTCACCTTCACCGACTGA
- a CDS encoding MetQ/NlpA family ABC transporter substrate-binding protein, which produces MSDASAPIVPPKKSRGPLIAAIVIAVAAVLAIVLVVVNLAKPADAPGAEGGPELGSPENPVQIGTVGAGDPYWATFADAAEAEGISVELVDFGDYAQPNPALAEGELDLNQFQHIIYLAQYNVSSGEDLQPIGATAIYPLGLYSKQYDSAESIPDGSTVAIPDDPANLARALLVLQSAGLVELTETSPFITLDAVDEGASRVEVTTLAAAQTAIALDDVAASVINNDFIEDAGLEASDAIAQDDPSDPAALPYVNIFASRADDVDSEVLNKLVEIYQNSQEVLDGVQTASGGTAVFLTTPKADLQASLVEVEKATAEAE; this is translated from the coding sequence ATGTCCGACGCATCCGCCCCCATCGTCCCGCCGAAGAAGAGCCGCGGCCCGCTGATCGCGGCCATCGTGATCGCCGTCGCGGCGGTCCTCGCGATCGTCCTCGTCGTCGTCAACCTCGCGAAGCCGGCGGACGCCCCCGGCGCGGAAGGCGGCCCCGAGCTCGGCAGCCCCGAGAACCCGGTGCAGATCGGCACCGTCGGCGCGGGCGACCCGTACTGGGCGACCTTCGCCGACGCCGCCGAGGCCGAGGGCATCAGCGTCGAGCTCGTCGACTTCGGCGACTACGCGCAGCCGAACCCGGCGCTCGCGGAGGGCGAGCTGGACCTCAACCAGTTCCAGCACATCATCTACCTCGCGCAGTACAACGTCTCCTCGGGCGAGGACCTCCAGCCCATCGGCGCGACCGCGATCTACCCGCTCGGCCTCTACTCGAAGCAGTACGACAGCGCCGAGTCGATCCCGGACGGCTCGACCGTCGCCATCCCGGACGACCCCGCGAACCTGGCCCGCGCCCTCCTCGTGCTCCAGTCGGCGGGCCTCGTCGAGCTGACCGAGACCTCGCCCTTCATCACGCTCGACGCCGTCGACGAGGGCGCCTCGCGCGTCGAGGTCACGACCCTCGCCGCCGCGCAGACCGCGATCGCGCTCGACGACGTCGCCGCCTCCGTCATCAACAACGACTTCATCGAGGACGCCGGGCTCGAGGCCTCCGACGCGATCGCGCAGGACGACCCGAGCGACCCCGCCGCCCTCCCGTACGTCAACATCTTCGCCTCGCGCGCCGATGACGTCGACAGCGAGGTCCTCAACAAGCTCGTCGAGATCTACCAGAACTCGCAGGAGGTGCTCGACGGCGTGCAGACCGCCTCGGGCGGCACGGCCGTCTTCCTCACGACCCCGAAGGCCGACCTCCAGGCCTCGCTCGTCGAGGTGGAGAAGGCCACGGCGGAGGCCGAGTGA
- a CDS encoding ABC-F family ATP-binding cassette domain-containing protein produces MAHLLGAERLHLEFPTKVVFDGVTIGVQEGDRIGVVGRNGDGKSTLLKLLAGRIQPDEGQVTVRGGTTLGLLDQADRLPEDETVGHAVVGERDEHEWAGDARVRDVIAGLLTGIPFEAAVGELSGGQRRRVALAALLTRDWDIVLLDEPTNHLDVEGVAWLAQHLRRRWPAGQGGLLVVTHDRWFLDEVSTATWEVHDRIIEPFEGGYAAYVLQRVERDRQAAAAESKRQNLLRKELAWLRRGPPARTSKPKFRIDAANQLIEDVPPARDRVSLERMAVSRLGKDVVDLLDAGVAIRDPEAPGGERAILRDIEWRIAPGERTGILGVNGAGKSTLLGLVSGAVEPTSGRVKRGKTVRIGVLDQQLSELEEVADDRVREVLARFRTSYQVGDRELTPAQLLERLGFPSTQLSSYVRDLSGGQRRRLQLLVVLFAEPNVLILDEPTNDLDTDMLTALEDLLDSWPGTLLVVSHDRYLLERVTDQQYGVLDGRLRHLPGGVEEYLRLRADGAGGETVRSSSASGASAAAASPATASLPTLSGAERRAKEKELAAIDRRLAKLAEQVRAKHDAFAAHDQSDYAGLGRLQTELSALEGESAELEERWLELGSELETS; encoded by the coding sequence GTGGCACACCTCCTCGGGGCCGAGCGGCTCCACCTCGAGTTCCCGACCAAGGTCGTCTTCGACGGCGTGACCATCGGGGTCCAGGAGGGCGACCGCATCGGCGTCGTCGGCCGCAACGGCGACGGGAAGTCGACGCTCCTGAAGCTGCTCGCCGGCCGCATCCAGCCCGACGAGGGGCAGGTGACGGTGCGCGGCGGCACGACGCTGGGCCTCCTCGACCAGGCAGACCGGCTCCCCGAGGACGAGACCGTCGGGCACGCGGTCGTCGGCGAGCGCGACGAGCACGAGTGGGCGGGCGATGCGCGCGTGCGCGACGTCATCGCGGGGCTCCTCACCGGCATCCCCTTCGAGGCGGCCGTCGGCGAGCTCTCGGGAGGCCAGCGTCGCCGGGTCGCGCTCGCGGCGCTCCTCACGCGGGACTGGGACATCGTCCTGCTCGACGAGCCCACCAACCACCTCGACGTCGAGGGCGTCGCCTGGCTCGCCCAGCACCTGAGGCGGCGCTGGCCGGCCGGGCAGGGCGGCCTCCTCGTCGTCACGCACGACCGCTGGTTCCTCGACGAGGTCTCGACCGCGACGTGGGAGGTCCACGACCGCATCATCGAGCCCTTCGAGGGGGGCTACGCGGCCTACGTGCTGCAGCGCGTCGAGCGCGACCGGCAGGCTGCCGCCGCCGAGTCGAAGCGGCAGAACCTGCTCCGCAAGGAGCTCGCCTGGCTGCGCCGCGGACCGCCCGCGCGCACCTCGAAGCCGAAGTTCCGCATCGACGCCGCGAACCAGCTCATCGAGGACGTGCCGCCCGCGCGCGACCGCGTCAGCCTCGAGCGGATGGCGGTCTCGCGGCTCGGCAAGGACGTCGTCGACCTGCTGGATGCGGGCGTCGCCATCCGGGATCCGGAGGCCCCCGGCGGCGAGCGGGCGATCCTGCGCGACATCGAATGGCGGATCGCGCCGGGCGAGCGCACCGGCATCCTCGGCGTCAACGGGGCCGGGAAGTCGACGCTGCTCGGCCTCGTCTCGGGAGCCGTCGAGCCCACCAGCGGGCGGGTGAAGCGCGGCAAGACCGTCCGGATCGGGGTGCTCGACCAGCAGCTCTCGGAGCTCGAGGAGGTCGCGGACGACCGGGTGCGCGAGGTCCTCGCGCGCTTCCGCACCAGCTACCAGGTCGGCGACCGCGAGCTGACGCCCGCGCAGCTCCTCGAGCGGCTCGGCTTCCCGAGCACCCAGCTCTCGAGCTACGTGCGCGACCTCTCCGGCGGGCAGCGCCGCCGCCTCCAGCTCCTCGTCGTGCTCTTCGCGGAGCCGAACGTGCTCATCCTCGACGAGCCGACCAACGACCTCGACACCGACATGCTCACCGCCCTCGAGGACCTGCTCGACTCCTGGCCGGGCACGCTCCTCGTCGTCTCGCACGACCGCTACCTGCTCGAGCGCGTCACCGACCAGCAGTACGGGGTGCTCGACGGGCGCCTCCGGCACCTGCCGGGCGGCGTGGAGGAGTATCTGCGGCTGCGGGCCGACGGCGCCGGCGGCGAGACCGTGCGCAGTTCGAGCGCGTCGGGGGCGTCGGCGGCCGCCGCATCCCCGGCCACCGCATCCCTCCCGACGCTGTCGGGTGCCGAGCGCCGCGCGAAGGAGAAGGAGCTCGCCGCGATCGACCGGCGGCTCGCGAAGCTCGCCGAGCAGGTGCGGGCCAAGCACGATGCCTTCGCCGCACACGACCAGTCGGACTACGCGGGGCTCGGCCGTCTGCAGACCGAGCTGTCGGCCCTCGAAGGGGAGTCCGCGGAGCTCGAAGAGCGCTGGCTGGAGCTGGGGTCGGAGCTCGAGACCTCGTAA
- a CDS encoding methionine ABC transporter permease — MNDLIRLLPDFWEAAAETLYIVALSLLFGGILGLVLGVAVYATRSGGLFANRAASAILGVIINTFRPIPFIIFLAAAQPLARLVVGKGIGINAVIFTIALAASFAIARLVEQNLLTVQPGVIEAARAMGASRWRTLLTIVVPEALGPLVLSGTFVVIALVDMSAQAGLIGGGGLGYFAIQYGYLQFNPWVTWAALVLLIVFVQVIQYLGNLLARRILRR; from the coding sequence ATGAACGACCTGATCCGGCTCCTCCCCGACTTCTGGGAGGCCGCGGCCGAGACGCTCTACATCGTCGCGCTGTCGCTGCTGTTCGGCGGCATCCTCGGGCTCGTGCTCGGCGTCGCCGTCTACGCGACCCGGTCGGGCGGGCTCTTCGCGAACCGCGCGGCGAGCGCGATCCTCGGCGTCATCATCAACACCTTCCGCCCCATCCCGTTCATCATCTTCCTCGCGGCGGCGCAGCCCCTCGCGCGGCTCGTGGTGGGCAAGGGCATCGGCATCAACGCGGTCATCTTCACGATCGCGCTCGCCGCGAGCTTCGCGATCGCGCGGCTCGTCGAGCAGAACCTGCTCACGGTGCAGCCGGGGGTGATCGAGGCGGCGCGGGCGATGGGTGCGAGCCGCTGGCGGACGCTCCTCACGATCGTCGTGCCGGAGGCGCTCGGGCCGCTCGTGCTCAGCGGCACCTTCGTCGTCATCGCCCTCGTCGACATGTCGGCGCAGGCGGGCCTCATCGGCGGCGGCGGGCTCGGCTACTTCGCGATCCAGTACGGGTATCTGCAGTTCAACCCGTGGGTCACGTGGGCGGCGCTCGTGCTGCTCATCGTGTTCGTGCAGGTCATCCAGTACCTCGGCAACCTGCTCGCGCGGAGGATCCTGCGGCGCTAG
- a CDS encoding TfoX/Sxy family DNA transformation protein encodes MVRDPFDATPNIGPVLSRELREVDVHDPAELRRRGALEVTRLLYEAGLRDCRHALMAVEGAIRGIRWHRIPASERDALWFEFQVLVGC; translated from the coding sequence ATGGTCAGGGATCCCTTCGACGCCACGCCCAACATCGGACCCGTGCTGAGTCGGGAGCTCCGCGAGGTCGACGTGCACGACCCCGCGGAGCTCCGGCGCCGGGGCGCGCTCGAGGTGACGCGCCTGCTGTACGAGGCCGGCCTCCGCGACTGCCGGCACGCGCTGATGGCGGTCGAGGGTGCGATCCGCGGCATCCGCTGGCACCGCATCCCCGCCTCCGAGCGCGACGCGCTCTGGTTCGAGTTCCAGGTGCTCGTCGGCTGCTGA
- a CDS encoding DUF6882 domain-containing protein — translation MTESQLFTKLVDVGALLAHEHQVHLQERITEHTFQFDMTAGSIAFQGPAPFAARMQILGSAASEPGTWLWSWANPASQIPVQLTATSRMLQQYGQQHEVPEFAEQELPLGEDTWQRLAVASVMAAREPRTTFPAPAGNGTIVLTTLDSPELELPRPSVTRTVRIISEAFATIRIESHAAAVARYALDRGLEFDWRDGAPRITLPDGHIDLEIDPDQDRITKLSASGG, via the coding sequence GTGACGGAATCCCAGCTCTTCACCAAGCTCGTCGACGTGGGCGCGCTCCTCGCGCACGAGCACCAGGTGCACCTGCAGGAGCGGATCACCGAGCACACCTTCCAGTTCGACATGACGGCGGGCTCCATCGCGTTCCAGGGTCCCGCGCCCTTCGCGGCGCGCATGCAGATCCTCGGCTCCGCGGCGAGCGAGCCCGGCACGTGGCTGTGGTCGTGGGCGAACCCGGCGAGCCAGATCCCGGTGCAGCTGACCGCGACCTCGCGGATGCTGCAGCAGTACGGGCAGCAGCACGAGGTGCCGGAGTTCGCGGAGCAGGAGCTGCCGCTCGGCGAGGACACCTGGCAGCGGCTCGCCGTCGCCTCCGTCATGGCCGCGCGCGAGCCGCGCACCACCTTCCCGGCGCCCGCCGGCAACGGCACGATCGTGCTCACCACGCTCGACAGCCCGGAGCTCGAGCTGCCGCGGCCCTCCGTCACCCGCACCGTGCGCATCATCAGCGAGGCCTTCGCGACGATCCGCATCGAGTCCCACGCCGCCGCCGTCGCGCGCTACGCGCTCGACCGCGGGCTCGAGTTCGACTGGCGCGACGGCGCGCCGCGCATCACCCTGCCGGACGGGCACATCGACCTCGAGATCGACCCGGACCAGGACCGCATCACGAAGCTGAGCGCGTCGGGCGGCTAG
- a CDS encoding TatD family hydrolase: MSWPPLPEALVVPVYDNHTHLDFDASEGRSDRAGEEPLGWLEQLDRASSVGVRGVVQVGTDLATSRWSAELASREPRVLAAVAIHPNDAPALERDGRLDEHLAGIAELAGRPRVRAVGETGLDFFRTPDDAGQAAQRRAFEAHIEIAKEQGLALQIHDRDAHQAVVETLERVGAPERTVFHCFSGDAGFARYVAERGWYLSFSGTVTFKNAGELREALEVIPRDRILLETDAPYLTPTPHRGSPNSSYLIPHTLRQMAAHLGTDASMLAAQISSNTELVYGHWDDEPVVTPTGPFDEHPEGAPGAL; encoded by the coding sequence ATGAGCTGGCCCCCGCTCCCAGAGGCGCTCGTGGTGCCCGTCTACGACAACCACACGCACCTCGACTTCGACGCGAGCGAGGGCCGCTCGGATCGGGCGGGGGAGGAGCCGCTGGGCTGGCTGGAGCAGCTGGACCGCGCCTCGAGCGTCGGGGTGCGCGGGGTCGTGCAGGTGGGCACGGATCTGGCGACGAGCCGCTGGTCGGCGGAGCTCGCGAGCCGTGAGCCGCGCGTGCTCGCCGCGGTCGCGATCCACCCGAACGACGCGCCGGCGCTGGAGCGCGACGGCCGGCTCGACGAGCACCTGGCGGGCATCGCCGAGCTCGCGGGCCGCCCCCGGGTGCGTGCGGTCGGCGAGACGGGCCTCGACTTCTTCCGCACCCCCGACGATGCCGGGCAGGCGGCGCAGCGACGCGCGTTCGAGGCCCACATCGAGATCGCGAAGGAGCAGGGCCTCGCGTTGCAGATCCACGACCGGGATGCGCACCAGGCCGTCGTGGAGACGCTCGAGCGGGTGGGCGCCCCCGAGCGCACCGTCTTCCACTGCTTCTCCGGCGACGCCGGGTTCGCCCGCTATGTCGCGGAGCGCGGCTGGTACCTCTCCTTCTCGGGCACGGTCACCTTCAAGAACGCGGGGGAGCTCCGCGAGGCGCTCGAGGTGATCCCGCGCGACCGCATCCTGCTCGAGACGGACGCGCCGTACCTGACGCCGACGCCGCACCGGGGCAGCCCGAACTCCTCGTACCTGATCCCGCACACGCTCCGGCAGATGGCGGCGCACCTGGGCACGGACGCGTCGATGCTCGCGGCGCAGATCTCCTCGAACACGGAGCTCGTGTACGGGCACTGGGATGACGAGCCGGTCGTGACGCCGACGGGCCCCTTCGACGAGCATCCCGAGGGCGCGCCGGGGGCGCTGTGA
- a CDS encoding TetR/AcrR family transcriptional regulator, whose amino-acid sequence MTPTTSAYHRGVASAKRTLILTAATELFSELGYDKTSLARVAERAGVSTATMFKQFPTKADLFRAIVLQFWDAGTDPGGDASPEPGDPRAGLLALGRRYAGLLRRPGMAGLHRMVIAEAPRFPELARVQFDLGKEPFFELVRAYLGTEAAAGRLEVADDVRATTELLGMISNFVLWPQLLLQEWAPGDAEIDATIESAVETFLARYGRG is encoded by the coding sequence GTGACTCCGACCACCTCCGCGTACCACCGGGGCGTCGCCTCCGCGAAGCGGACGCTGATCCTGACGGCCGCCACGGAGCTGTTCTCCGAGCTCGGCTACGACAAGACGAGCCTCGCGCGCGTGGCGGAGCGCGCCGGCGTGTCGACGGCGACGATGTTCAAGCAGTTCCCCACAAAGGCCGACCTGTTCCGGGCGATCGTCCTCCAGTTCTGGGATGCCGGGACCGACCCCGGAGGAGACGCGAGCCCGGAGCCGGGAGACCCGCGCGCCGGGCTGCTCGCGCTGGGTCGGCGGTACGCCGGACTCCTCCGGCGGCCGGGCATGGCGGGCCTGCACCGCATGGTGATCGCGGAGGCGCCCCGCTTCCCCGAGCTCGCCCGCGTCCAGTTCGATCTCGGCAAGGAGCCGTTCTTCGAGCTCGTCCGCGCCTACCTCGGCACCGAGGCCGCGGCGGGCCGCCTCGAGGTCGCCGACGACGTGCGCGCGACGACCGAGCTGCTCGGCATGATCTCGAACTTCGTCCTGTGGCCGCAGCTCCTCCTCCAGGAGTGGGCGCCCGGCGACGCGGAGATCGACGCGACGATCGAGAGCGCGGTCGAGACCTTCCTGGCCCGGTACGGGCGCGGCTGA
- a CDS encoding 4-(cytidine 5'-diphospho)-2-C-methyl-D-erythritol kinase, with protein MTRAPRTSVRAKAPGKVNVFLRVGSLMDDGYHDVAIAYQALSLSEEVRVSHADRLSVEVSGTVELSRVPLDGTNIAIQAARLLAARTGYTGGARIEIEKHVPVTGGMGGGSADAAATLLALDALWGTELPRDEMLELARKLGADVPFAFTGGTAIGTGRGDELSPALASGTFHWVLALAEFGLSTPEVYAELDRHRSRHAPGVLHVDDAPTVDADVLQALRAGDPRMLAEVLHNDLQAAALHLSPSLAQTLELGEENGALAGIISGSGPTVAFLAADRDSALELQVALSAAQLRVVRATGPVHGARIVSD; from the coding sequence ATGACCCGGGCCCCGCGCACCAGTGTCCGTGCGAAGGCGCCCGGCAAGGTCAACGTCTTCCTGCGCGTCGGGTCCCTCATGGACGACGGCTACCACGACGTCGCGATCGCGTACCAGGCGCTCTCGCTCAGCGAGGAGGTGCGGGTCAGCCACGCCGACCGGCTCTCGGTCGAGGTGTCGGGCACCGTCGAGCTCTCGCGGGTGCCGCTCGACGGCACGAACATCGCGATCCAGGCGGCGAGGCTGCTCGCGGCGCGCACCGGCTACACGGGCGGCGCCCGCATCGAGATCGAGAAGCACGTGCCCGTGACGGGCGGGATGGGCGGCGGTTCCGCGGATGCCGCGGCGACCCTGCTCGCGCTCGACGCGCTCTGGGGCACGGAGCTCCCGCGCGACGAGATGCTGGAGCTGGCGCGCAAGCTCGGCGCGGATGTGCCCTTCGCCTTCACCGGCGGCACCGCGATCGGCACCGGCCGCGGCGACGAGCTCTCGCCGGCCCTCGCGAGCGGCACCTTCCACTGGGTGCTCGCGCTGGCCGAGTTCGGGCTGTCGACGCCGGAGGTCTACGCCGAGCTCGACCGGCACCGCTCGCGGCACGCCCCCGGCGTCCTGCACGTGGACGACGCCCCGACCGTGGATGCGGACGTCCTCCAGGCGCTCCGGGCCGGCGACCCGCGGATGCTCGCCGAGGTCCTCCACAACGACCTCCAGGCGGCGGCGCTGCATCTCTCGCCCTCGCTCGCGCAGACCCTGGAGCTGGGGGAGGAGAACGGCGCGCTCGCCGGCATCATCTCGGGGTCGGGCCCGACGGTCGCGTTCCTCGCCGCGGATCGGGACTCGGCGCTCGAGCTGCAGGTGGCGCTGTCGGCCGCGCAGCTGCGGGTCGTGCGGGCGACGGGGCCCGTGCACGGCGCGCGCATCGTCTCCGACTGA
- the rsmA gene encoding 16S rRNA (adenine(1518)-N(6)/adenine(1519)-N(6))-dimethyltransferase RsmA, translating to MSVKLLGPAEVRDLAELLGIQPTKKLGQNFVHDGNTVRRIVRAGGVEAGDEVLEVGPGLGSLTLGLLEAGARVTAIEIDRRLAAQLPATAAELAPEASLTVITEDALKVTELPTAPTHLVANLPYNVSVPVLLHLLEHVPSLRRGLVMVQAEVGERLAAAPGGRVYGAPSAKAAWYGRWSTAGLVSRQVFWPVPNVDSILVGFARGELPGTEHERRRTFALVEAGFGQRRKMIRQSLADALGGAARVTAIAESAGIDPTARSERLTVLDFLALARASEASPGLATVSA from the coding sequence GTGAGCGTGAAGCTGCTGGGGCCGGCGGAGGTCCGCGACCTGGCCGAGCTCCTCGGCATCCAGCCCACCAAGAAGCTGGGGCAGAACTTCGTCCACGACGGCAACACGGTGCGCCGCATCGTGCGCGCCGGCGGCGTCGAGGCGGGCGACGAGGTGCTGGAGGTGGGGCCGGGTCTCGGCTCGCTGACGCTCGGGCTCCTGGAGGCGGGCGCGCGGGTGACGGCGATCGAGATCGACCGCCGGCTCGCCGCCCAGCTGCCGGCGACGGCGGCCGAGCTCGCGCCGGAGGCGTCCCTCACGGTCATCACCGAGGACGCGCTGAAGGTGACGGAGCTGCCGACCGCGCCCACCCATCTCGTCGCGAACCTGCCGTACAACGTCAGCGTGCCCGTGCTGCTGCACCTGCTCGAGCACGTGCCGAGCCTCCGGCGCGGTCTCGTCATGGTGCAGGCGGAGGTCGGGGAGCGGCTCGCGGCCGCGCCCGGCGGGCGGGTGTACGGCGCCCCCAGCGCGAAGGCCGCCTGGTACGGCCGCTGGTCGACGGCGGGGCTCGTCAGCCGCCAGGTGTTCTGGCCGGTGCCGAACGTCGACTCCATCCTCGTCGGCTTCGCGCGCGGCGAGCTGCCCGGCACCGAGCACGAGCGGCGCCGGACCTTCGCGCTCGTGGAGGCCGGCTTCGGTCAGCGGCGGAAGATGATCCGGCAGTCGCTCGCCGACGCGCTCGGCGGCGCCGCGAGGGTGACGGCGATCGCGGAGTCGGCCGGCATCGACCCGACGGCGCGCAGCGAGCGCCTCACGGTGCTCGACTTCCTCGCGCTGGCCCGTGCGTCGGAGGCATCCCCCGGACTGGCTACAGTGAGCGCATGA
- a CDS encoding methionine ABC transporter ATP-binding protein, whose translation MTAEVSIRFEGVAKRFPARSRGEAPVSALEAVDLEIRRGEIFGVIGYSGAGKSTLVRLINALEKPSEGRVLVEGTDVTTLGERELTRLRLGIGMIFQQFNLFSSRNVWENIAYPLRLAKLGEAARNERVAELLRFVGLADKAAAYPEQLSGGQKQRVGIARALAARPGILLADEATSALDPETTLEVLELLQRVNRELGVTIVIITHEMEVIRRIADRVAVMEQGRIVESGEVYDVFTAPASAAAQRFVQTVVKAVPEGTELELLRERHPGRLVTLRFGEQSAQGEVFAELSRREVAFEIVYGGIDDIQGRSFGLLTLALRGADGAVEDAVRAIGAHADVTEAAR comes from the coding sequence GTGACCGCCGAGGTCTCGATCCGCTTCGAGGGCGTCGCCAAGCGCTTCCCCGCGCGCTCGCGCGGGGAGGCGCCGGTGAGCGCCCTCGAGGCCGTCGACCTCGAGATCCGCCGCGGCGAGATCTTCGGGGTCATCGGCTACTCGGGTGCCGGCAAGTCGACCCTCGTGCGGCTCATCAACGCGCTCGAGAAGCCGAGCGAGGGGCGCGTGCTCGTGGAGGGCACGGATGTCACGACGCTGGGCGAGCGCGAGCTCACCCGCCTGCGCCTCGGCATCGGCATGATCTTCCAGCAGTTCAACCTGTTCTCCTCGCGGAACGTGTGGGAGAACATCGCCTACCCGCTGCGGCTCGCGAAGCTCGGCGAGGCGGCGCGCAACGAGCGCGTCGCCGAGCTGCTCCGCTTCGTGGGGCTCGCCGACAAGGCCGCCGCCTACCCGGAGCAGCTCTCGGGCGGGCAGAAGCAGCGCGTCGGCATCGCGCGCGCCCTCGCCGCCCGCCCCGGCATCCTGCTCGCCGACGAGGCGACGAGCGCCCTCGACCCGGAGACGACGCTCGAGGTGCTCGAGCTGCTGCAGCGGGTGAACCGCGAGCTCGGCGTGACGATCGTCATCATCACGCACGAGATGGAGGTCATCCGCCGGATCGCGGACCGCGTCGCCGTCATGGAGCAGGGCCGCATCGTCGAGTCCGGCGAGGTCTACGACGTGTTCACCGCCCCCGCCTCGGCGGCCGCGCAGCGCTTCGTGCAGACGGTCGTGAAGGCCGTGCCCGAGGGGACGGAGCTCGAGCTGCTGCGGGAGCGGCATCCCGGGCGCCTCGTCACCCTGCGCTTCGGCGAGCAGTCGGCGCAGGGCGAGGTCTTCGCAGAGCTCTCGCGCCGCGAGGTCGCCTTCGAGATCGTCTACGGCGGCATCGACGACATCCAGGGCCGCAGCTTCGGCCTGCTCACCCTCGCCCTCCGCGGCGCGGACGGGGCGGTCGAGGATGCCGTGCGGGCGATCGGCGCGCACGCGGACGTCACGGAGGCGGCACGATGA